TTAAATACACTGAAAATAATCAGGCGTTTTACATTAATGGAGATAAAAAAATAAATGAAAAGTGGAATCTGCAAGTGGGTTTGCGACTTGAAAACACACAAACAAACGGATTCTCTGAAACCATGAATCAGGAAAGTGTAAATGATTATTTGAAGTTGTTTCCAACTTTTTATGCTTCGTACAAGAAAAACGAGAACAATACTTTTAGTCTGAATTATGGAAAAAGAATCAACCGACCACGTTTTGATTTACTGAATCCGTTTAGAGTTTATATTAATAGTAACAGTTATTCTGAAGGAAATCCGTTTTTAAAACCTTCATTTAGTGATAATTTTGAGTTTGCACATTCCTATAAAGAAATTTTGAGAACCAGCGTTTTTGTGAATTTAGTTTCAAATGGTTATGGCGTTTTGTTTACTTCAAATCCAGAAACGAATACGCAGATTGTAACACGTGAAAATTATTTTAAAAATATAAATTATGGTGTTGGAGAAACTTATTCAGCCACTTTTACAGATTGGTGGCAGAGTGAAAATACTTTGTACTTTTTAGGTGCTCAAACGGAGTTTATAAAAGATATTAATGCAACGCCATCAAACAGTTTACAGATTGATTTTACAACGAATAATACTTTTATATTAGGAAAAAGCACAAAACTTCAAATTGATTTTAATTATAGTTCACCTTTTAAAAGTGGTTTGTATGAGATTGGTTATGCTTCAAGTTTTGATATTGGTTTTAAACAGGATTTGTTGAATAAAACTCTTCAGATTGCATTTTTAGCCAATGATATTTTTAATACTTCTTATTTGAAAGATTTCACTTCGGTTGTAAATGGTGTGAAACAGGTTTATAGTCAAAATGAAAGTAATCGTTTTGTGCGTTTGTCTGTGATTTACAATTTCGGAAATAAAAAGATTAATGTGAAAGAGCGTGCTTTTGGAAATCAGGACGAGAAAAAGAGAACTGGGAATTAAAATTAGATAATGTGTCAATTAGAAAATTATCATATTGTTTAATTGACACATTATCGAAGTAATTTGTTATAAAAAGAATGCTAGTAAAATTCCGAGAACGATCATCGAAACTTTGGCGATATTAAATTTATGCCCTTCGCTGCTTTCAAAAATGATTGTTGAGGAGATGTGGAATAAAATTCCAATTACAATTGCTGTTATTTCGGTGTAATATTTACTTAAAAACGGTAAATATTCTGAAGCTACAGTTCCAAGTGGCGTCATGAGGGCAAAGGTCAGCATGAAGGCAAAAATGGCTTTTTTGTTTAAATCTGCATTAATGAAAAATGTTGTTAAGATAACCGCAATTGGCAGATGATGAATGGCAATTCCTACTGCTAAACCATGATGATGGCTTACTGGAAACCCTTCTAAAAAAGCGTGAATGCAAAGGCTGATAAATAAAAGCCATGGAATTTGAGACATTTTTGCATGTCCGTGAACGTGTCCGTGTTCGGCACCTTTTGAAAAAAATTCAAGTACGATCTGGAATAAAATTCCGACCATTATAAAGATTCCGATATTATGATTGTGCGATTCGTAAACATCGGGAAGAAGATGCATTACGGTTAACGACAATAAAAAAGAACCGCTAAATGCGAGTAATAATTTTAAATTATTTTTGTTTTCTGGTTTTATAAATAAAGCCACGCTATATCCTAAAAGTACAGAAAATAAGGGTAGTAAATAGTTCATTTGTATTTGTTTAACCGTTTGATCGTTTTTCGCTTACCGATTAAACGGTTTAGCAAATAAACGATTAACCAATTTACTTAAAAATCATGATTAATCTTTCGCTTTCGGTTTTGTGGAATTTTTTGAGTTTATAATCCCCAAAAATATCCAAAAGAAAGATTCCGGCTTCATCCATTAAATCTTGAAAGTCTTTCAAAGTTAATGCTTTTACTTTTTCTGTAAAATGATATTTTCTGCCTTGGTCTTCAAAATCAATTTCTTTAAAAATATGTCCGTCTTCAACATATCTTTTGATATGAAAATCTATTTCGTCGACTGTTTTCACTTCTTCAGGAACAAGATTTTCAATAACGTTTGGTACATTCATGAAATCGATAACGGCAAAACCATATTCCGATAAGCTTTCTTTAATTGCTTTTAAAGTGGTCAAATTGTCTTCGTCGCTTTCAAAATAGCCAAAACTCGTAAAAAGATTAAAAATAGCATCAAACTTTTCTTCAAAAGGCTCACGCATATCGTGCACTTTAAAATGCAGGGTTTCATTGCTGTTTTTGCTAGCTTCGGCTATGCTGTTTTCAGACAAATCTGCGCCTAAAACATCGTAGCCTAATTGATTCAAATAAATAGAATGACGGCCTTTTCCGCAAGCTAAATCCAAAACTTTTGCTTTCTCAGGCAAGTTAAGATAATGCGTTAAATTGTCCATGAAAACCTGAGCTTCACGATAATTACGATCCTTGTAAAGAATATGATAATATGGCGTGTCAAACCACGAAGAATACCAGTTTTGATTGTCATCTTCTTGATTTTGGATTGGTGCGTTATGTTTTTCAGACATTTATTCTATTTCAATTAATTCAAAAGTCCGGCAAATTTAGTGTATTTTTGCCGAAAAATAACTATTTCGCTACGATACGTATTTATAACAGTATAATAAAATGTTATAGCGATTGGCTTTTTTTAATTGAAAAAGAAATGGAAGAAAATTTTAAAATGATTGCCAAATGTTTTTTTGGCTTTGAAGAAATATTAGAAAAAGAATTACGCACACTTGGCGCTCAAGATGTTGAAAAAGGTGTGAGAATGGTGAGCTTTAAAGGAGACAAAGGTTTTATGTACAAAGCCAATTTGTCTTTGCGGACTGCGCTTAAAGTCCTAAAACCAATTTATTCTTTTCGAGCTAACAATGAGCAGGCTCTGTACAAAGGGATTTTGGGGATAAATTGGTCTAAATACTTAAATGCGAATCAGACTTTTGTGATTGATAGTACTGTGCATTCGACTTATTTCAATCATTCTGAATTTATTTCTCAGAAATGTAAAGATGCGATTGTAGATCAGTTTAGAGAAAGAACGGGACAGCGTCCAAGTATTGATAAACAGCATCCAGATTTGCGCATAAATATTCATATTGACAAAGATCAGGTTTCGGTTTCTTTAGATACTTCTGGAGCTTCGCTTCATCAGCGTGGTTACAGAACTGCTACGAATATCGCGCCTATAAATGAGGTTTTAGCAGCTGGAATTCTTTTATTGTCTGGTTGGGATGGACAAAGTGATTTCTTGGATCCTATGTGTGGTTCTGGAACTTTCTTGGCAGAAGCGGCTATGATTGCCTGCAATATTCCAGCAAACATTAACAGAAAGGAGTTTGCTTTTGAAAAATGGAAAGATTGGGATAATGATTTGTTTGATACAATTGTTGATAGTTTAATGAAAAAAACAAGAGAGTTTCATTATACAATTAAAGGTTTTGATAAAGCGCCAAGTGCTGTAAGCAAAGCTAAAGACAATATTAGAAACGCTAATTTAGAAGATTATATTAAAGTTTACGAAGAGAACTTTTTTGATACAGAAAAAGAAACAGAAGGAAAACTACATATTGTTTTCAACCCGCCTTATGATGAGCGTTTAGATATTCATATGGAAAGATTCTACGCCAGCATTGGAGATACCTTAAAGAAGAATTATCCAGGAACAAACGCTTGGTTTATTACAGCCAACCTTGAAGCCTTAAAATTTGTCGGATTAAAACCTTCAAGAAAAATCAAACTTTTTAACGGAAGTCTTGAAGCACGTTTGGTAAAATACGAAATGTACGAAGGAAGTAAGAGAACTAAATTTCAAGTTTCTGAATAGGTACAGAGTTGCAAAGGTTCAAAGGGACTAAGTGAAATTCTTTGTCGCTTAGAAAATTTAAACTTTAACTGAAAAAATATTAAAAATATAATTTGATTACTAGTTCAAACAAGTAAAGCTTTAATAGAGCAAAGAAAAAAAACTCTGTCTCTTTTAACCTTTGCAGCTTTGAACCTTAAAAAATAAAAAAATGTCAAAACTACAACTACGCGCTTTTTTATACCAATTGGCTGCTTTTGCAATTTTATTTCTTTTATTTAGATATTTGATTGCTGCTTATACGGGATTAACTGGAATCTGGATTCCGATGACGGCATTTGTAATTGGAACCATTATTGGGCCTAAATTCCAAGCTGTGAGAACTAAAGATGGTGAAAAGCTTTTTATGAAATGGCTTTTTATAAAAGGAATTAAAGAAATCGGATAATTTGAAAAATATATGAGGAAAATTGGACTTATTGGCGGAATCAGCTGGGTTTCTACATCTGATTATTATACTTTAATTAATAAAGGAATTAATGAAAAACTCGGCGGACTAAATTTCTCTGAATGTCTAATCTACTCTTTTAATTATGCCGATATTAAAAAGAATAACGATGCTAACGACTGGGATTCGACTTTTAATATGCTTCTAAAAGCGGCGGAAGTTTTAAAATCGGGCGGGGCAGAAGCTATTGTTTTATGTGCCAATACGATGCATTTAATAGCAGATAAACTGCAGCAAGCCATTGGACTTCCTCTTATTCATATTGCTGAAGAAACAGCAGTTGAAATTCAGAAAAAAGAGCTAAAAAAAGTAGGTTTGCTGGGAACAAAATTCACAATGGAATTGGATTTCTTTAAAGATAAACTTGCTCAGAAAGGAATTGAAGCGATAATTCCTGTAAGCGAAGAAGTTAAAGATTTTATTCATTATACCATTTTTGAAGAGTTGGGAAGAGGAATTGCAACCGAAGAAACGAAAAAGCGTTATCTTGAAATTGCAAATGAATTAATCAAAAATGGAGCAGAAGGAATTATTTTAGGATGTACTGAAATTCCGCTGGTAATAAAAGAAGGAGATTTAAGTGTTCCTGTTTTTGATACTACTTTAATACATACACAAGCGGCAATTAATTTCCAGTTATCGTAAGTCTAGTTTCTAAGGATCTTAACATTAAAAAAAGAGGCAAATTCAAAAATTGAATTTGCCTCTTTTTTTAACTTAGTATCTCAGAATCTTAGCAACTTTGAAAAACCTATTTTTTCTTCTTAGGTTCTTCTTTTTTCACTGTTTCAGATGCCATTGTTTTTTTCTTGTAAATCGGAATAAAGTAAGAAACGGTATAATTGAAACCAATTCCAAAACTTCCATCATAAGTTCTGTTAAAACCTGGAATATACAGGTTTTCAAAATTATTTGGTTCTTTATTAGAAGTCAGAAGTTTAAGCTGAACACCGAAACCAACAAATACGTTTTTCACAACTTGGGCTTTTAATCCTAATGCAACTTCGATCCAAGTAGCTGTAAGTCCGCTATATTTATTGTCTGTTGCTATTGGAGGTAGTTCTCCCCAATACGGATTCGGGTTATAGATCTTATAGCTATGCAATTCTTGTGCAAAACTACTAAATCCGCCACGCATTCCTATCGTGATAAGGTTTTCCATATCAAGCCAGTTTTGATAAAAATTATAGTCAAAACCTGCTTTTATATAGGTTCCATTAGCAGAAGAAGTTAAACGGTCATCTTCTGTAGTTTTATCTTCGTATCCTAATTCTGCCGCTAAGAAATACTTTTTGGTTAATCGCCAGTCTCCAACAAATTCTACTCCTTTATAATCTTTGTCATAAAGGCCACGAGTAAGTTTGTACAAATCGACACCAACACGAAGTCCGTAACGGTCTGTTTTTACAACGCTATCTTTTGGAGCTTGAGCTTCCTGAATTTCTGGTTTTGCCGTTTTTACAGTTTCTGTTTTTGGCTTTTTAGTCGCTACTGTGTCTTTCAGATTTTTAGAAATCTCAGGAACATCCTGCGCATAACCTAAAAACATTGAAAACAATAATGAAAGACTAGAAATAAACTTTAATGTGTGTTTCATTTTCAGATTCAATGTTAGGGTTTTCTAAATCAACTTCGGTCATCCAAAAGGTATCTCCATCTGGATCAGTATGTACAAAAGGCAGAATATTTTTTAGCTGAAAAATAGTTTTAAAGCCACAAGCTCTCGAAACATATACATTTTGTGTGTTATAGTTGAATTTAATAACATCAGTATTGATTGCTGTGGTGCTTAAAGAGCTGTAAATAAACTTAAAGGTTGCTGTAGTATCATTAACCTTTAACGGAATTGATACAGTACTTCCGTTAGTTACATATCTCAATGGATCATCTTCTGCAAGACTTTCATTAAAAACAATCCCTTCTTCCATTTCGTCACCAATAACTTTTAAGTTGGTAACATTTTTTGTTTTAGTCGGACTAGAAATGTCATAAAATGTCATAACCAATCTTGGTGTAGTTGGCGTATTGGCATCGCAGATATCATCTTTCTCGCAGCTAGATAAGCCGAAAGTAAAGAGCACTAAAAGAGAGATTAATTTTTTCATGTATTTTTTATCGAAGTTCTAAAAGTACAACATTTTCAACATGATGCGTCTGCGGAAACATATCTACAGGGCGCACACGAGTTACTTTGTATTTTTCATCCATTAAAGCTAGGTCTCGCGCTTGAGTTGCAGAATTACAGCTTACATAAACCACTCTTTTAGGAGCAATTTTTAAGATTTGCTCGACAACATCTTTATGCATTCCGTCGCGAGGCGGATCTGTAATAATAACGTCCGGTTTTCCGTGCTGTGCAATAAAAGCTTCATTAAAGACTACCTTCATGTCACCAACAAAAAACTCGCAATTTGTAATATTATTGCGTTCTGCATTGGCTTTAGCATCTATAATAGCTTCTGGAACACTTTCTACTCCAATTACTTTTTTTGCTTTTTTAGAAACGAACTGTGCAATGGTTCCGGTTCCTGTATATAAGTCGTAAACCACTTCATTTCCTGTAAGTCCAGCAAAATCGCGTGTTATTTTATATAATTCGTAAGCTTGATCAGAGTTGGTTTGGTAGAATGATTTAGCATTAATACTGAATTTTAAACCTTCCATTTCTTCCAAAATGTAATTTCTTCCTTTGTATAGAATTACATCCTGATCGTAAATTGTATCGTTTGGTTTTCCGTTTACAACATATTGTAATGAAGTAATTTGAGGGAATTTCTCGTATAAATGGTCAAGAATTAATTCTCGATTTTCTTTATCTTCTTCAAAAAACTGAATCAAAACCATGATTTCTCCAGTAGAAACCGTACGAATCATTACCGTTCTTAATAATCCAGAGTGTTCTCTTGGATTAAAAAAAGCTAAGTTATGTTCGTTTGCAAAAGCTCTAATTTCATTACGAATGGCATTTGAAGGATCTTCTTGTAAATGACATTTGTTAATGTCCAAAATTTTGTCCCACATTTTAGGAATGTGAAAACCTAAAGCATTTCTGTTCCCTAAATCTTCAGTGCTTCCAATTTCTTTTTCAGTTAACCAACGGCTATTTGAAAAAGAAAACTCCATTTTATTTCTATAAAAAAACTGTTTCTCAGAACCTAAAATATCTTCAAATTCTGGAAGTTCTATTTTTCCTATTCTTTGTAAGTGATTTTTAACTTCATTTTGTTTAAAAGCAAGTTGCTGGCTGTATTTCATATTTTGCCATTTGCAACCTCCGCATACACCAAAATGTTCGCATATTGGCTCTACTCTATATTCAGATAATTCGTGAAATTTTACCGCTTTACCTTCGTAATAAGCTTTTCTTTTTTTTAGTGTTTGTACGTCTACAACATCTCCAGGTACCACATTCGGAATAAAGATAACTTTTCCGTCAGGTGCTTTGGCTACTGAAACCCCTTTTGCACCAGCATCAAGAACTTGAATTTGATGAAAGACAATTTTGTCTGTATTTTTTCTTCCCATAGCGCAAAAATAAGCCTTTGAAAACTTTTACAAATTTAATTTTAGAAAAAATTTAGAAATTCTTCAAAATATTAGTTTAATTGGGGATAAAAGCTAATTTTGTTTTCGTAATAATCCCAATAAAATTACGTATTAACCTGCTATCTTTATCTTTTTATGAAGTTGTATCACAAACTTTCACAAATCAGCTTTCTTAAAAAAAGTTATGCTTTCAAATTTTTATTTGTTGCTTTTATCGGTATCCATATTCCCTTAATCGGAATCTTGTTTTTTGTTCTATTTTTTGAGCATAAAGTATCATCAGCTTCTATTCTCGTTTTTTCCTTAATTATGACTTTGCTGGCAACGGCAATAACGCTTTTGGTTTTAAATAAATTGATAAAGCCAATTGCAACGGCTTCAAAA
The Flavobacterium humidisoli DNA segment above includes these coding regions:
- a CDS encoding DUF6452 family protein — its product is MKKLISLLVLFTFGLSSCEKDDICDANTPTTPRLVMTFYDISSPTKTKNVTNLKVIGDEMEEGIVFNESLAEDDPLRYVTNGSTVSIPLKVNDTTATFKFIYSSLSTTAINTDVIKFNYNTQNVYVSRACGFKTIFQLKNILPFVHTDPDGDTFWMTEVDLENPNIESENETHIKVYF
- a CDS encoding DUF6048 family protein, with product MKHTLKFISSLSLLFSMFLGYAQDVPEISKNLKDTVATKKPKTETVKTAKPEIQEAQAPKDSVVKTDRYGLRVGVDLYKLTRGLYDKDYKGVEFVGDWRLTKKYFLAAELGYEDKTTEDDRLTSSANGTYIKAGFDYNFYQNWLDMENLITIGMRGGFSSFAQELHSYKIYNPNPYWGELPPIATDNKYSGLTATWIEVALGLKAQVVKNVFVGFGVQLKLLTSNKEPNNFENLYIPGFNRTYDGSFGIGFNYTVSYFIPIYKKKTMASETVKKEEPKKKK
- a CDS encoding ZIP family metal transporter, with translation MNYLLPLFSVLLGYSVALFIKPENKNNLKLLLAFSGSFLLSLTVMHLLPDVYESHNHNIGIFIMVGILFQIVLEFFSKGAEHGHVHGHAKMSQIPWLLFISLCIHAFLEGFPVSHHHGLAVGIAIHHLPIAVILTTFFINADLNKKAIFAFMLTFALMTPLGTVASEYLPFLSKYYTEITAIVIGILFHISSTIIFESSEGHKFNIAKVSMIVLGILLAFFL
- a CDS encoding aspartate/glutamate racemase family protein, producing the protein MRKIGLIGGISWVSTSDYYTLINKGINEKLGGLNFSECLIYSFNYADIKKNNDANDWDSTFNMLLKAAEVLKSGGAEAIVLCANTMHLIADKLQQAIGLPLIHIAEETAVEIQKKELKKVGLLGTKFTMELDFFKDKLAQKGIEAIIPVSEEVKDFIHYTIFEELGRGIATEETKKRYLEIANELIKNGAEGIILGCTEIPLVIKEGDLSVPVFDTTLIHTQAAINFQLS
- the rlmD gene encoding 23S rRNA (uracil(1939)-C(5))-methyltransferase RlmD — protein: MGRKNTDKIVFHQIQVLDAGAKGVSVAKAPDGKVIFIPNVVPGDVVDVQTLKKRKAYYEGKAVKFHELSEYRVEPICEHFGVCGGCKWQNMKYSQQLAFKQNEVKNHLQRIGKIELPEFEDILGSEKQFFYRNKMEFSFSNSRWLTEKEIGSTEDLGNRNALGFHIPKMWDKILDINKCHLQEDPSNAIRNEIRAFANEHNLAFFNPREHSGLLRTVMIRTVSTGEIMVLIQFFEEDKENRELILDHLYEKFPQITSLQYVVNGKPNDTIYDQDVILYKGRNYILEEMEGLKFSINAKSFYQTNSDQAYELYKITRDFAGLTGNEVVYDLYTGTGTIAQFVSKKAKKVIGVESVPEAIIDAKANAERNNITNCEFFVGDMKVVFNEAFIAQHGKPDVIITDPPRDGMHKDVVEQILKIAPKRVVYVSCNSATQARDLALMDEKYKVTRVRPVDMFPQTHHVENVVLLELR
- a CDS encoding class I SAM-dependent methyltransferase; protein product: MSEKHNAPIQNQEDDNQNWYSSWFDTPYYHILYKDRNYREAQVFMDNLTHYLNLPEKAKVLDLACGKGRHSIYLNQLGYDVLGADLSENSIAEASKNSNETLHFKVHDMREPFEEKFDAIFNLFTSFGYFESDEDNLTTLKAIKESLSEYGFAVIDFMNVPNVIENLVPEEVKTVDEIDFHIKRYVEDGHIFKEIDFEDQGRKYHFTEKVKALTLKDFQDLMDEAGIFLLDIFGDYKLKKFHKTESERLIMIFK
- a CDS encoding THUMP domain-containing class I SAM-dependent RNA methyltransferase: MEENFKMIAKCFFGFEEILEKELRTLGAQDVEKGVRMVSFKGDKGFMYKANLSLRTALKVLKPIYSFRANNEQALYKGILGINWSKYLNANQTFVIDSTVHSTYFNHSEFISQKCKDAIVDQFRERTGQRPSIDKQHPDLRINIHIDKDQVSVSLDTSGASLHQRGYRTATNIAPINEVLAAGILLLSGWDGQSDFLDPMCGSGTFLAEAAMIACNIPANINRKEFAFEKWKDWDNDLFDTIVDSLMKKTREFHYTIKGFDKAPSAVSKAKDNIRNANLEDYIKVYEENFFDTEKETEGKLHIVFNPPYDERLDIHMERFYASIGDTLKKNYPGTNAWFITANLEALKFVGLKPSRKIKLFNGSLEARLVKYEMYEGSKRTKFQVSE